Within Dermacentor albipictus isolate Rhodes 1998 colony chromosome 3, USDA_Dalb.pri_finalv2, whole genome shotgun sequence, the genomic segment ACTCAGGAGCAGGGCAGTGCAAGAAAGGGCACTCAATGGACACCAGTACTTCGCTTAGATGCGTTGAAGTACTGGTGGATTATGTCTTCAATACTTTCACTCGTAATTACTGGGTGGAAAAGTATTAGCTGGATAAATGGAGACCAAGCTTCCCCTCCTAAATTTCGTCCTAAAACCACGCTGCCGATGATGTCGTTATGAGTTAGAATATGTCTCGATATCTTCGGGCGTCGGGCCCCCTATCTGCCGTAACTGTTCGTAATGCCACCAGCTTGACTCTCCATTTATTTTTCAATTATGTTTCGCCTCCCTTCTATTAATAAGCAGTTAATTCGCTAGAATATCTGATGCCACCGAGAGATCATTTCAGTTCGACTATTACGAAAATTACAAGGAATTCATATGGAATCCTTGTAGATTCTGTAAAAGCTATACGGAAAGCGTAAGGAATCACTGGAATGGCACACGGAACGTTTCAGTATAACGAATTCTCTTTAGCGAGTCTTTCAAGCTGTCACAATCGCGCACGTATACGTCAGTGTCGTCCTGCGTTATTCCAGCGCGAAATTCCgcgcaagacaaaaaaaaaaaaaaaaaaactgcccacGAAAACGGCTCGCTTCTGCCTCGGCCCCATGCAGTCGGCTAACGAAAACATCGTCCGGAATTTCCTACTCTGAAATACGACCTTGCATTGTCGAGGCTCCATAAGGCTTCTTTCACTTCCGTTCCGCTAACCACACGCGGCAGATGCATGGCTGTTGACGCAGAGCGTCCGCGGGAGAACACACGTGCCTTTGTTTTGCCGCCCGTATATACTCCTTTCGCAAATTGTGGTCGAGACGCCATTCCAACGAAATGAGCTCAACAACTACCCGTCGGCGTCGGTAGACGGGTGACCGTATAATCATAGAAATGCCAGCATGGCGTCGAACGAAATGAACGTGAAGGCCTATAGCCCCTCAAAATTACTTCCGTCGCGTTGTCCGGTGCTTATTCTTTACCGAACGTTTCAGGGAACATTGAATGATCGAAAAATATGGCGTGGCAGAggtcgacattttttttttcctgcaacaACTTTCGTGTCAGTGGACGCCGATGTTATAATACATTTCTATATTTTAATCACTATTGAACGGATGAACGAGAATATACTACAGTAAGCTTTAGAGGAGCAACGATACGACATTTTCGCGACATTTGACGGCATCGAAGCGCTTTAACTAATTTGCTATGATGCTTGTTCCTTCGAACCCGTTTCGGTATTCCCAGGACGCGGACGCCCCATGACGCCATCACAGTGACACACGGCTTTCCCGCGATCGCTGCTGCGGCCACAAACGCGAGCCCAGCCACTAGAAACGTACGCAGcgctcttgtttacatttttttttatgaacaACGCCCTGATGCCTAGACGTCACCGCACGCCATTTTGCAGTTCTAGTAGCAGCTTTTTTTGTGTTGCTGGAGACAAGCGATCGATAGAATGCGGCTTCTCGCCGCGCTGGTCGCTCAACGAATATCTGACGGCCTCGGTGACGTCAGTAGATACCCCCTATATTGATGCACGACGTCAGCACATTTCGCTCTTCGGGACCTCAGAGGGTTCACTACGCTGCGGTCCGGAATTTTCGATACACACCCTATATCAACAAACTACAATATTTTTCGTCACCCAAGCTTCATAGTCAATAAGCGTTGTCATTTTAGGGGCGTGAAGAGTATCGTAGAGTTTTtgtaaatttgaaaaaaaaaggacgaaaaaAATTGCCGATGTGGAACCAGCACGCGCAGAATGCAAATTTTTCACAAGTTCCGCGGGCGCCAATTTCTGTAAACTGCATATGCTCGACATGTGTGGCTACATAAGTTGGGGGTCCAGTTCAAAATATTTGACTGCGAAACAATATTTCTTCTTATTAATTACTTCTGTTCACTATTAACATTAattacttcctccaccttgctgTTTTCTGCAGGACTATTACGtgaaaatatttcttgtgtgGCTGTGTATGATTACTACTCCCTTCGACATCTGGCATatcaaaggaaaaaaatacaagaagaagAGCTCAAGGTACGATGGAGGGCATAATAGGATGGGATGGTTTCATTCGTGATACAGCGCCCTATCGAACCCAAATATCTTGCAAATCTTGTTTCCGCTGTTAGGCAAGCGAACATCAAGGCCCCAAGGTAACGAGATGCGACTGAAAGGAAAACTACCACGTCGATCACATCTAATGAGCAACTGAAAAAGCCACAAACCTTGCTCTGGCCTCTGCCTGTCGTATGGGATAAAGGCACAGCAGTCATTTACGACGTGCTAACTAGCACGACGGAGTGAAACAGGAACAGCAGACCACGCGGCTAACCACGGTCACCATAAGCCGAGCACATATAGACAGTTAATTTACGGCATTCGCCTGTGTAGAAAACTATGGTGTTCGCAACTTCACATCCCGCTCTCATCTTCTCGATCATGGCTCATTTTATCAGTACTTCTACATCATGCCACTGGAGTGCTGCAAAGTTCTGCTTTCCTACAAAGCGTTTGTGTACAAGCGTTGACCGACGAGCATTGCAGGAAAGCAAAGCCTTGCAGTGCTCCAGCGGCATGATATGGGAATGCTGATAAGGTGAGCCAAAATGAAACTACgtggttttaagtgccaaaaccgcgatttgactatgaggcacgcgtaatgggggactcccgaataatttcgaccaccaggggttctttaacgtgcacctaaatctaagtacatgggtgttttcggatttcccCCCTCTCAATTGGATAAGGAGAGCCAAGGCCGAAAAGATGAGAGTGGGACGCGGACACCGTAAATTAGTAATGTATATGCAGTTTATCGCAGCCGCTCTTAGGTAATGCAGCTCGTATACCTAGAGCCACTCGCTCCGCTGTTAATAGTCGCCCATCCCCCCTTCCCACATGTGCGGTTGCAAACTGGACTAAtgcttgttaacctccctgccttccttcatTCTCCATATCTCAGCTGTTCGTGTTTCATTCCGTCGTAACGGTGCGTCTACCTATCCAAGGCGTTCTTTAAGGAAAGTAACAAATTGATCTGCGCTGAAAAGAAGACATTGTCATTCGCCGGTGACGCGCATATACCATTTAGTACAACACGCTGTGTGGCGAACGCCGGACGGAAGCAGGTGAATGCAACGGCGATCGATAAAAATACCTACTTTATTCCTGCCTCGAAATCAAGGGGCGTCGTGGAAGTGAGGAACGCAGGGTTGCACTGGCGTTGTACGCATGCGCGCAGTCGGCGCCACCGCCCACGTTCAGCGCAATGTCTCAGAACGTCAGCAGTGCGCACAGTTCGCGCGTATACATATACTGCTATAGCAACGACACGTCCGAAGGGGCGACCGACGCTTCCTTTGTTCTCCGCGAAGAACGCTTGCGTCGCTTCCTCGTGGAGTCGGGACGGCCGCCGGTTTGCCAGCGGAAGATCACAGTTCGTACAGCGTGGACCACTTGGTCGGTTAGCTCAAGCCGGCGCAAAGGCACCGTTGTCGAAGGCACAGAACACCACGACGACGAAACTGCACGGACGTGCGACGAAGGACGTACCGCAACCGGCACTCCACTGACGACCGACTTAAATGCTTATCAAGACACATGGAAGTACGTGGGACCAATTATGGCAGCACCCGGAAGTATTTGCGGTAATTATAtgtataaattaaaaaaaaaactcggtccCCCGCTATACTGAATGCGCTTTCTCTCGGTCACTCACTCGACGTGCTTCTTGACGGGTGCATACCGTGGCCTTCTGCTTCCCCTGTACGCGTGCAGGTAGAAGTTGCAGAagagcgtcagcagcagcagcgcctgcACGAAGCCTATCCAGAGCATGACGCGCGGGTAGTTGCAGTCGTAGACCATGGGCACGATGGCGTACACGACGAAGAAGGCCAGCTGGGCGATCTGCATCTGCGTCAGGTAGCGCTTCCACCAGAGGTAGGGCTGCAGGGCGGGGCCGAACGACGAGAGGAAGTAGTACGAGTACATGAACACGTGCACCAGGCAGTTGATGCAGATGCAGATCATGATTTGGCCTTCGGCGCCGAATGTCAGGCCCACCCAGCCGTTCCAGACGACGATGCAGTGGTGGATGACGTGCAACTTCGACACCTGAAAGGCAGAAAAAATATGGCGCGGGTTACTTCCGAATTTAGAAAGAAGGAATTGTAGAGAGTCAGACCTTCGAGGTGCCATCAAATCTATGAAaaggaacacgcgagcgcgtgccAAATAGTGCAATAGTGTCGTCGGACACGTGTTGCGAGGCGTCGCGGAGCGATGCAATAAGTAAATAGATAAATGAAAGGAGAAGCATGGCCTCCAAGACTGCGTGTTCTGGCAGATTTTCACCAGCCAGCGCGCGCCATCTCGGATGCCATGGGAGAAGGGCACCGTTCGTTCTACTTGCAGCCCCTGTTACAAGAGTTTTGGAAGTGTTGACTGTTGTAACAGTTTGCGCACAAGGTGGTGTCGTTGAGCGGTATAAGGGCGAGAAGAAATGATGTGGGCCGTCTGTCCTACCCACATCGTTCTTGTTGAGCGGTATACGGGCGAGAAAGAACGACGTGGATAGAACAGATGACCCACGCCGTTTCTTCCCGCCCTTATTCCGCTCACCGACactacacgagcgttttcttttATCTCAATATTTCTCGTGGGAAGCCCGCGAGTAACAACGGTCTCGGATGCATTTTGTCACGGACGCACCGCACCTGCCGCAGCTTCGGTAGCAATctgagagagcaaatgataaatgaaaggtagggaggttaaccaggactgagcccggttggctaccctacactggggaaagggaaacggggacggaaagattaaagaaagaagagaaagtccaccgagTAAACGGCGAGCATGGCGGGTAACATGATCACTTTACCTAGTTATACCAGTGTGCGCTGTGTGCGCACACCTACCTGTGTGCGCTCCGAGCGGCACCAGCACAAGGAAACACGCGAGAAGGCGTGCGTACAGGCAGTGACAGCCGCATGTCGTCGCGCAACGTGTAACTGACGAAGCTAGCTATTTGCCACACGCTCGCGCGTTCCCTTTCATGAAGGTGACGATGGTAGGCGCCGTTCTATATTACAAACGACGGTGACGGTAAGGACACGAAGAACGGGCAAAATTGGCACAGATGATAACGCGGACGAAGACACATTGGAGTAAGAGTTCAGACAAGGATGCGCAGTTTCTTAAAAGAGAGGAAGTACACATAAATtatataaagaaaagaagaaagcgtgTATAGCGCACAATCACAAGTCGCAACAGCACGAAATAAGCCGAGTCCCTTCAAGCTTGTTGAGGAGGTTTGGAGGCGGCCGATATATGGGTGGCCGAGTAGAGTGTCGACAAGTATCACCGAGTGAAACGAAACCAAGGAGCGAGCACCCCGAGATATCTCTTCACGCAGCCGCGTACGTGCACGCATGCCTGGCCGTCTTATCGCGCAAAATAAGCAAACGCTTTATCGTGCGCCGCCCACAGTGGTACGCACCGTTATTTGTCATCGCGTGGCTATATGCCACGCGTAACCGATGCAACGCATCGTAACGTTGCGGCGCAGTGCTATGTGTAGAAACCTGTGTGTAGACGTATGctatacactcttagacaaaggtacaccctttggggtgtatatctgccacacaacaataataatcATCTCCCTtgcttgaaaacgccgcgcccgctactatACTGTCGGGAATGATATGTCGTGCTGATAAAGCGCatgacccaaagggtgcaattttgttttagagtgtagacGTGTTcgctttcttgagggcgactgttctttctctctctctctctctctttcactccccattccccttcctacgtgtagggtagcaaactggactcagtctgttaacctccctgcctttccttcttcccttctctctctctctctcttgagggtGACTGGCCTATccgaacgcctttgacttgctcaggccctccgcgagctcaccgcggcttccttgcgcctcccctccctctcttatctttctattccctctttcccgtctcccagagtagggtagccaaccagacacatttctggttaacatccctgccttctgtctttatttcttcctcctcctcacgGCAAACGGAACAGCAAAAAAGGAAAATTTCACGTAATACCTATTGTAACGTGTGCATAATGTGCACGGGTATAAGCGGCAGCGCTGTGTCAAGAGGTGTCTACTGGGTTTTCACGGAGGTGCGTGATCTACCAAGGGTAAGTAGGATCCGCACATCACGCAAGGTCAGTAACTATTACATGCACAAGAGTAAACAGGTGCCAGTCACGAACAAACTATATATAAGAGCTGAAGTTCTTGCGCCAATGAGTCATTTACGCTGCAACGACGGTCTTGTCGCTTGGCTGCAAGCTAAatgagaggaaaaaaaatgaaagaaaaacgtaGATGCGGTGTGTGTTAAGTAGAGCCTTCGTCAGACTTAGCCCGAACACGCATCGAGCGCCGTTTTGCTTCTGCCGAGGATGCTGGCTGCCTTGGATGCCTTAAACGTGCCAACACACAAATCTACGTTGGAGCACTGGACCCAACCGGACCGACGGCACAGGCGAGTGCATAAGTGGAACCCGGAAATGAAATTCCGTATGGCTCACAAGCTCAGAAGAAGCCAAACAAACGTGGcgcaccggattcgccttggtgtcaCATTCATCAAGCGTTATAGTGAATCTATAGCCGAAACTGAACACTGTAAGGTGCCTGAAGCGCTTGATTACACATTTTGCGCTTGTGACGCGTAAGAACGACAGAAACTGTTCTCTTCCACAGCAAACGTCGATAAGAAAGCGCTATCAGACGAAGTTCTTTTGGGTCCCTGGCCTAATGTAAGCAGTGCAGCCTTGATTACAAGCACCACTATTCATTTCTACAAGGGGCTAGACGAACGGCTTTAGAGACGTCACAATGTTGTGTTTGTGTATACACACCTTCCAATATCATAATCCATCAGCCCTTTACGCAGCGtatagagtagcaggccagagcaagctatagctcaggccgacttccctgcctttctgtaaatacaTTTCTCTCCATCTTGAACGTTCTTAGTGCGTATTCTTGCGGAAGCATTAGCCCAcattttcttccttttgtttATTTTAAAAGTCAAACTGCTAGACAGCGCTCGGGCgttgaggcgacagtattgtaCGCGTGCTCCGCAACATTACGTCACGCTCAGCATTTGATATCTAACCTTAGGTGACGCATGCTACGCACCTGCGAGTTCTTCTTTCGCAGCACGAAGAACACCGTGTCGAGGAACTCGGCCATGCGGACGTGCAGGTACCACCAGCAGGCGTTCAGCACCGTCATGGACTGCTCGGTGGGCCGGTAGTCGATGCCCGTGCACAGCCAGCTGTAGTTGCCGCGCAGGTAGGTGTTCTTGAAGAAGAACACCATGAAGGCGAAGTTGAGCGCGACCATGGTGATGTTGTAGAGCCGCATGACTCCCACCAGGGCGAACGGCTTGCGATCCTTCATCCATTCGGGTCCGCGGTACTTGACGAAGTACACGTACAGCATGAGGATCAGGTGGATCGGCACGGGGTTGCCGGAGTAGAACCAGCCCACGGTGCGCGGGTCCCGCACCTGCTCGAGGGCTCGGACGAGGCCGAACAGGGGCGTGTGCTCGACGCCCATGTAACCCATGGCTGGACGCTGTTTGGTCACCGGTGCTGCTTTGTCACGCCGCGGGTTTTGCTTTGGTGGCGCGTGTATCCGGGGAGAAGCTGGGACAACCGGTCTATTCTTGCGGCGGCGACCGCAGCCACGGCTTCAGTGGCGGACGCGCTGTCGCCGCGCAGCGGTGTACGCCTGCTGCGCCGCGGTGTTGAGCGACGGGCAGCGCTTGCGCGACTGCGACCGATGCACGTGCGCGTTCTTAAGAAGCCGCCGAACGCCGCCTCTCGGGTTGCAGCCACCCACACTCTTTGCCTTGCCGGAAGAGCTGGCAGAGCGGTCGCTTGAGCGCTGTCGCAAGGTCGCTCCAGCCGACGGTGTCGAACGCGCGCGGCGGACGAGACGATTGGCGCGCGGCTGGCTGGTGGTCTGGTCTTTATTCTTCGGCACACAGGGGGAGACGCGGTGCCTTCTACGTGTGGTGCTCCACCCttgaaataaaaagaagaaagaaaaagaaacgcaaaagAAATTGCACTTATCTTCTTTTTCGCCCTTCGAAGGATCGAGCAACAGTTCACCCGAGTCTGTCGCCGTATAAAAGCGGTATTTCACAAAGTCAGGAAAGGTAAGGGGTGCCACCCGCGTACGTAAGGTGCGTCGATCGTGCGGCCATAAATAGTGCTGCCACTTATTTTCTGCCTTGGTCGCACGCGTCTTCTTGCGCCGGCGTCCGCGAGTCGTACAGTTACGTCCTCGAGTGCCTTCCGCTCGTTGCAGGCCGTCGCGCTGTTCGATGCCGGCAGTGCGAGAAGGAATAAAGCATTCGGCTCACTTGTCGCACGTTGGCGGGGACGACGCCTTGTTACGCATTCCCGCTTTGTGCCGGGAGTCGCGTCCCGCTCGCGACGGGGATAAATACGCCGCTGTTTTCTCGGTGGCTCCTTCACGCGTGCGTTCACCCGAAAATGGGAGCGAGCGAAGGTCTGTTTACAACACTTGCGCGTAGTACATCCTGCACGCACGCGTATGGTTTAACGAAACGCGCCGATGCGTGGGGATCAGCCGCGGGCATTGCAGCGAGCGGTGGTTACGCTGTGCACCACGTGCGCTTGACCTCGGTTATACAATGTCAAGGTGACGGGGGGATTACGAAGCGCTTCGCGAGACTCGTCGCAGTGCTGCAGTGGGGACGCGTTCTGCGATGATCACGTTCGGCTACAGTGTCGCCgtcaggcgcgcgctgattggctggttgaacTAAATCGGATGagttgattggctggttgagcactaggCCCATGCGAAGGCGATACTATCGCCGAAcgaagtgatcgtcgcagaacACGCGCGTCTGGATGCGGCAAAATCGGAAGGTCGTTACCACCAAGGCCGGCAATAAATAACGCGCGCTTCATTCGGGTAGATTGTAGTCTTTGCTTGCGCCTTAGAGCGGCACTGCAAAGAACAATGCTGTTTGCAAATTTTTTTTGGCAAAAGAATTTAGAGAGATTCAAGGCGAGATTTTCCTTTGTGAATTTCGCTCCCGAATCACAATGCCGATGAAGTTGGTACGACGCCGCGGATTTCACTGcgggtgtgcgcgcgcgcgcacgcgtgtcTATTCGCGTATTTCGGCTGTTTTGTCTTAAATGGAAGAGTTTCACTGAAACTTCCGAATTGCGCCTTGGATCACTTCAGCATGTATTACAAAcggtcttttctttctttctttgtcgatTAATAGCCAACCGCTTCGAGATGACGCTGTCAAAACCTATGAATTTAAAATTTAAAGTAGGTCaaatttaaagtggatggaagcattcACCGGTCACATAAGCAAGTGACAGAGCATCGGTGGGGAAAAGGCAGGGAAAAGATTGATAGGAGCGGATCCGTTACAGAGATATGTAATGGTACAAGTTAGGTATAGGGAAGCCttaagaagagagagaaggtTCAGGGAAGGGCAGGCAAAAAGCTAAAACGATAAGCATTTCAACTgcatacctgattagctcaagctgCCCAAGTGACTTCATTAGTCATCGTTCCGTTTCGAAGGGAATGTCAATAAATCATCACCACGTTACGAGGAGCTGGCGCGTAGGTTTCAACGTAGCATCGCCGCCCATATTTGAATTTCTGAGTCCTTGCTTTTTTTGTAAGGCTCATTCACAATAAGACTGATCTAGTATGTAGACTTCCGGGAAGTAGGATACATACTGTATTATGCCTGAAGCCAGAACACACTCGCGGAAACTACGGGAagccgataaaaaaaaatttggaaggcgctcaagcttcgcctttaagagtggaacgcgatagcgtttaaagaccccttactgcttttcatgcttcccggcaactgcagcctaCGTAACCGTAACGTTGACCGGGAAAAGCTGGcttgcgaacgctatgcacggaggcgagctttctggtagaaacgcggcctcttgcgtgggtcggtctcctgttattgtttcgcactttgaATATTTTAGTCACAGAAGACCTAACACAAAGAACATGCGCTATTGGTGTTTTTCTCCATTACATTTGTTTTTGGGCTGCCCTTGTCAAAAtcccgaggaataactttgtaaagaatgaaagacaaggtctGAGCAATTATTGCGGTAtagaagtggttgggtatgcgttgTTCGGTctttggttcgaaattcttttttgCCGACGCGACGTCCAACGCCGGCGCGGGACGCCAAcaccgcattttctgcgacacgggttTCTTAACGTTGTCGCGTTAAAGTGCGCCGCGTGTTAGTGCAAGTGACTACGGTAATGCATgaatgcggccgcggcggccgcattgcgatggctGCGGGACGCAAAAACGCTCGTATACTTACagttaggtgtacgttaaagaaccccaggtggccaaaataatCCGGAGTCGCTAACTGTGGCTTGgttcataatcaaattgtggttgtGTCACGCGATACCATGAGctaatgaccagcgaagctgtgtatgtgggcttctttatggtgaactgcacctccgtcgcaggtcggcccagcattgcactatcttcgggatcggcccagtaTGGAAAGATGTTGGTACCGCGCGGCCGCGATCCGCCAGATCTAgacatagacagcttcgctgtaatatggCGCTCGGAGTACCACTTGGCTCCCGCCTACGGGTAAGGCACGGCGGTAAGAAGAGAGCCACCCGTAACACATAGTGAAACACAGTGCCACAAATACCCACCTCCCAAAGCATGTTAAACGCATTCTTGTATAGCAACCTGGTTTGGTTCTTCATAATTTTGTTCCTCTTTAATGTTCCTTTAAAGATTTGCGTAGTGAAAGTGGGTATGCATCGGTCAACTTCTTTTGGGGGTGTGGCGTGTGTCAGTCATCTCGAATGATCGTATGCGATAGGCTGTATATACGGACCGATAAACAAATTTTGATGACCCGGGCATTTGGCTGTCGTATTTGATCCGCTCCCCGAGCCCCGACCAAAAGATGAGCGTCGCAGTAAACgaaccagaaagaaaaagaaccagaaagctcgcctttgtgcacagcgttcgccgccagcgtttccaggaaacCATTACGGTCCCATAAACTGCATTTGGTGGAAGCGTTAGAGCGTCCTTCATTTTAGTGCTTACGAGCACGCCAAGGATTTCTACGAACGCAGTGCCCGGCGCGACGTTTTGAAGTGCATTTGGCGCGCGACTGTTACGTCCGCATGACGTCGCCACAACTCAAAGCGCGCCGCCAGGATCGCTTCGTGCGCGTCGCATGCACTTAATTGGCCGGTCCTTGAGATGGCGCCCTCGAGAAAATACGCTCGAGTCAGGCCCAAGGTTTCTATACTTGGCAAGAAGATAAAAACAGCCTTATATAACGCTCGTCAGCTCCGCATTAGCATATGCCGGGCGAGGAAATGAGATGCAGGCCgagcctagcggaacgtgccatgcCACGCTTGGTTTTCAACCCCAGCGCAACGCGGCATGCGATGGGTACACCTCGCCAGTCAGCGAGCGAGCGAACGCTGCAGGTGAGACGAAGAGTGTTGcgcctgctttatttttttctttcttccttttccgcAAACTGCTGACGAGAGAGTGAAAGCGACCGCTACGCTGGCAGCGCGTAAATGATCG encodes:
- the LOC135901297 gene encoding very long chain fatty acid elongase 4-like; amino-acid sequence: MGYMGVEHTPLFGLVRALEQVRDPRTVGWFYSGNPVPIHLILMLYVYFVKYRGPEWMKDRKPFALVGVMRLYNITMVALNFAFMVFFFKNTYLRGNYSWLCTGIDYRPTEQSMTVLNACWWYLHVRMAEFLDTVFFVLRKKNSQVSKLHVIHHCIVVWNGWVGLTFGAEGQIMICICINCLVHVFMYSYYFLSSFGPALQPYLWWKRYLTQMQIAQLAFFVVYAIVPMVYDCNYPRVMLWIGFVQALLLLTLFCNFYLHAYRGSRRPRYAPVKKHVE